The Oryzias melastigma strain HK-1 linkage group LG13, ASM292280v2, whole genome shotgun sequence genome window below encodes:
- the dynll2a gene encoding dynein, light chain, LC8-type 2a codes for MTDRKAVIKNADMSEEMQQDAVDCATQAMEKYNIEKDIAAYIKKEFDKKYNPTWHCIVGRNFGSYVTHETKHFIYFYLGQVAILLFKSG; via the exons ATGACTGACAGGAAGGCGGTGATCAAGAACGCTGACATGTCCGAGGAGATGCAGCAGGACGCCGTGGACTGTGCCACACAGGCCATGGAGAAATACAACATAGAGAAGGACATTGCTGCCTACATTAAGAAG GAGTTTGATAAGAAGTACAACCCGACCTGGCACTGCATCGTCGGGAGAAACTTCGGCAGCTACGTCACCCACGAGacaaagcattttatttacttctacTTGGGCCAAGTAGCCATTTTGCTCTTTAAGTCCGGCTGA
- the srsf1a gene encoding serine/arginine-rich splicing factor 1A — MSGVVRGPAGNNDCRIYVGNLPPDIRTKDVEDVFYKYGTIRDIDLKNRRGGPPFAFIEFEDPRDADDAVYGRDGYDYDGYRLRVEFPRSGRGSRGGFGGIGGAPRGRYGPPSRRSEYRVVVSGLPQSGSWQDLKDHMREAGDVCYADVYRDGTGVVEFVRKEDMTYAVRKLDNTKFRSHEGETAYIRVKLDGPRSPSYGRSRSRSRGSRSRSRSRSASRSRSNSRGRGRASPRYSPRHSRSRSRS, encoded by the exons ATGTCGGGTGTTGTGCGAGGCCCTGCAGGTAACAACGACTGCCGAATTTACGTTGGAAATCTACCTCCAGATATTCGCACAAAAGACGTGGAGGACGTGTTCTACAAGTATGGTACGATTAGAGATATCGACCTGAAGAATAGGAGAGGAGGACCGCCGTTCGCTTTTATTGAGTTTGAAGACCCAAG GGACGCTGACGATGCCGTCTATGGACGCGATGGATACGACTACGACGGATACAGGCTGCGCGTGGAGTTCCCACGGAGCGGGAGAGGCTCCAGGGGCGGGTTCGGGGGGATAGGAGGAGCTCCCAGGGGCAGATACGGACCACCATCCAGACGATCTGAATACAGGGTCGTTGTGTCAG GGCTTCCTCAGAGTGGCAGCTGGCAGGACCTGAAGGATCACATGCGTGAGGCTGGTGATGTGTGCTACGCTGACGTTTACAGAGATGGCACCGGGGTTGTAGAGTTTGTGCGCAAAGAAGACATGACCTATGCCGTTCGAAAGCTGGACAACACCAAATTCCGTTCACATGAG GGAGAGACTGCTTACATTCGTGTGAAATTAGATGGTCCCCGCAGCCCAAGTTACGGACGGTCGCGCTCCCGCAGCCGTGGCAGTCGAAGCAGGAGTCGGAGTCGCAGCGCCAGCCGCAGTCGCAGCAATTCCCGTGGCCGTGGCAGAGCATCGCCCCGCTACTCACCTCGTCACAGTCGTTCTCGCTCCCGTTCCTAA
- the aldoca gene encoding fructose-bisphosphate aldolase C-A — protein MTLQFPALSEAQKRDLHETALRIVSPGKGILAADESVGSMAKRLAQVGVENTEENRRQFRQILFSADDRINSCIGGVIFFHETLYQHSDNGMSFVKLIRDRGVMIGVKVDKGVVPLPGTCGETTTQGLDGLSERCAQYKKDGAVFAKWRCVLKISESNPSKLAITENANVLARYSSICQQHGIVPVIEPEILPDGDHDLKRCQYVTEKVLAAVYKAMSDHHVYLEGTLLKPNMVTAGHSCPTKYSPEEVAMATVTAMRRTVPPAVAGIAFLSGGQSEEEASVHLNAINNCPLPKPWILTFSFGRALQASALRAWRGHQENQKAATEQFIKRAEVNSLACQGKYTGGDTHGDAGQRVYGSCYAY, from the exons ATGACGCTCCAGTTTCCAGCGCTCTCTGAGGCCCAGAAGAGGGATCTCCATGAGACGGCTCTACGCATAGTCTCTCCAGGGAAAGGCATCCTGGCTGCAGACGAGTCTGTGG GTAGCATGGCTAAGAGGCTGGCACAGGTAGGGGTGGAGAACACAGAAGAAAACCGGAGGCAGTTCCGCCAGATCCTCTTCAGCGCAGACGATCGCATCAACAGCTGCATTGGAGGGGTCATCTTCTTCCATGAGACTCTTTACCAGCACTCCGACAATGGAATGTCCTTCGTCAAGTTGATCAGGGACAGGGGGGTCATGATTGGTGTCAAG GTTGATAAAGGCGTGGTCCCTCTGCCAGGAACATGTGGAGAAACAACCACACAGG GTCTGGATGGTCTGTCTGAACGCTGCGCACAATACAAAAAGGATGGAGCTGTTTTTGCAAAGTGGCGCTGCGTGCTCAAAATCAGTGAATCCAACCCTTCTAAACTGGCCATCACAGAAAACGCAAACGTCCTGGCTCGCTACTCAAGCATCTGCCAGCAG CATGGCATTGTTCCAGTCATTGAGCCGGAGATCTTACCTGATGGTGATCATGACTTGAAACGCTGCCAGTATGTCACTGAGAAG GTTCTGGCTGCAGTGTACAAGGCCATGTCTGACCACCACGTGTACTTGGAAGGCACCCTCCTCAAACCAAACATGGTCACCGCCGGACACAGCTGCCCCACCAAGTACAGCCCCGAAGAGGTGGCCATGGCAACCGTCACGGCCATGCGCCGCACTGTTCCCCCAGCTGTGGCAG GAATTGCTTTCCTCTCTGGCGGTCAGAGCGAAGAGGAAGCTTCTGTTCACCTGAACGCCATCAACAACTGCCCCCTCCCTAAACCCTGGATCCTGACGTTCTCTTTTGGCCGAGCCCTGCAGGCGTCCGCCCTCAGAGCATGGAGAGGACATCAAGAGAACCAGAAAGCTGCTACCGAGCAGTTCATCAAGAGGGCAGAG GTGAACAGCTTGGCCTGTCAGGGGAAATACACCGGTGGGGACACTCACGGCGACGCTGGCCAGAGAGTCTATGGTTCCTGCTATGCATACTGA